One region of Quercus lobata isolate SW786 chromosome 2, ValleyOak3.0 Primary Assembly, whole genome shotgun sequence genomic DNA includes:
- the LOC115959782 gene encoding uncharacterized protein LOC115959782, with protein MVGVFRRSLSFPNKTPNLPSKIPISHHIRSISLPCRSHPLISQLKDKINDLKSWASEPDTRTSAWLCDGLSSLKNVHDCLDDILQLPQTQESLRRQPQWVESLLEDFLRFVDVYGIFQTLFLGLKDEHLAAQVALRKRDESKVVLYVKARKQMAKEMGKLVSTIRCIGVHPSSSETVSVGDAELVGVIGDVIELTVSVSVTLFNGISVSFASRKSSWMGLRLSKRAKKNKVEEGIEEFQQVGVESLWGLKKKGDEEVRMSLKKMQDLESCIGGIENGSERVFRGLINARVSLLNTLTQ; from the coding sequence ATGGTGGGTGTTTTTAGACGCTCCCTTTCTTTCCCTAACAAAACTCCCAACCTTCCATCGAAAATACCAATCTCTCACCACATTAGATCTATTAGTCTTCCATGCAGATCTCACCCTTTGATCTCTCAGCTCAAGGATAAGATCAACGACCTCAAATCTTGGGCTTCCGAGCCTGACACTCGCACTTCAGCTTGGCTCTGTGATGGTTTGAGCAGTCTTAAAAACGTTCATGACTGCCTTGACGATATTCTCCAACTCCCACAAACCCAAGAATCTTTACGTCGACAGCCGCAATGGGTTGAGAGCCTCCTTGAAGATTTTCTTCGTTTTGTTGACGTTTATGGAATTTTCCAAACATTGTTTTTGGGTCTAAAAGACGAGCATTTGGCGGCACAGGTGGCTTTGAGGAAGAGAGATGAGTCAAAGGTTGTTTTGTACGTAAAAGCTCGAAAACAAATGGCTAAGGAAATGGGAAAGCTTGTGTCAACAATTCGGTGCATTGGGGTTCATCCAAGTTCATCAGAGACTGTATCAGTTGGTGATGCTGAGCTCGTGGGTGTTATTGGAGATGTTATTGAATTGACTGTGTCGGTTTCGGTTACTCTCTTTAATGGAATATCGGTGTCGTTTGCTTCAAGGAAATCGTCCTGGATGGGGCTGAGGTTGTCCaagagagcaaagaaaaacaaggtGGAAGAAGGTATTGAAGAATTTCAACAAGTTGGGGTAGAGAGCTTGTGGGGTTTGAAAAAGAAGGGAGATGAAGAAGTAAGAATGAGTTTGAAGAAAATGCAAGATTTGGAGAGCTGTATTGGTGGTATTGAAAATGGTAGTGAGAGAGTGTTTAGGGGTTTGATCAACGCGAGGGTTTCACTACTCAACACTCTCACACAATAA
- the LOC115959787 gene encoding uncharacterized protein LOC115959787 yields the protein MEVECDLCGGVETVGHTFWGCDFVAAVWQMANVKAPGLMTNPSNFLDLFWCIMEAKPDQDLEASATTAWFLWNNGNAARHGESSRTALQIFKASRLYLVEFQTHCNSPQAHQPHAPYLWRPPPPGWYKTNVNGVVFKERGQYGIGVVIRNDKGQIMGALSKTLPYPLGALETKAKAAEIGIIFSWELGPREIILEGDSQIVMNVIANHDPGPIQIQQFVAGIKY from the coding sequence ATGGAAGTGGAGTGCGACTTGTGTGGAGGGGTGGAAACAGTGGGTCATACGTTCTGGGGCTGTGATTTTGTAGCAGCAGTTTGGCAAATGGCTAATGTCAAAGCTCCTGGCCTCATGACTAACCCATCAAATTTCCTTGACCTATTTTGGTGCATAATGGAGGCAAAACCAGACCAAGACCTTGAAGCCTCCGCAACAACGGCATGGTTTCTTTGGAACAACGGAAATGCAGCGCGACATGGGGAAAGCAGTAGAACTGCCTTGCAGATTTTTAAGGCTTCAAGACTTTACTTGGTAGAGTTCCAAACCCACTGTAATTCTCCTCAAGCCCATCAACCCCACGCCCCTTATTTATGGAGGCCACCTCCACCAGGTTGGTACAAGACAAACGTTAATGGTGTTGTTTTCAAGGAGCGAGGTCAGTATGGGATTGGAGTGGTGATTCGGAATGATAAAGGCCAAATAATGGGAGCTCTTAGCAAAACACTCCCATACCCGTTGGGAGCGCTAGAAACCAAAGCCAAAGCAGCCGAGATTGGCATAATTTTCTCCTGGGAATTGGGTCCTAGAGAGATTATTCTTGAGGGAGATTCCCAAATTGTTATGAATGTCATTGCCAACCATGACCCAGGCCCTATTCAGATCCAACAGTTTGTTGCTGGTATAAAATATTGA